The following proteins are encoded in a genomic region of Sorangiineae bacterium MSr12523:
- a CDS encoding DoxX family protein produces the protein MMPKFIDSWTSTIMSRSPSWSALPLRLIVGYGFLAHGYAKLVRGPDVFAHLLAALGTPAPAVLAWATIAVELLGGLAVLVGYGIPLASLPMAVVMLVAIFTVHLPYGFSAIKLQSVTAAGAHFGEPGYETNLLYLAALAALVLGGEGPLSIRGWLSGRERSRPDVRVR, from the coding sequence ATGATGCCCAAATTCATCGACTCCTGGACCTCGACCATCATGTCGCGCTCGCCGTCCTGGTCCGCGCTGCCTCTGCGCCTGATCGTGGGATACGGCTTCTTGGCACACGGGTATGCGAAGCTGGTTCGCGGCCCCGATGTTTTCGCGCACCTGTTGGCGGCGCTGGGAACACCCGCGCCCGCGGTGCTGGCGTGGGCCACGATCGCCGTAGAGCTCCTCGGAGGTCTTGCGGTTCTCGTGGGGTATGGGATCCCGCTTGCCAGCCTACCGATGGCCGTGGTCATGCTCGTCGCCATCTTCACGGTTCATCTGCCCTACGGCTTCAGCGCCATCAAGCTCCAATCGGTTACGGCAGCCGGCGCACATTTCGGTGAGCCGGGATACGAGACGAATCTGCTCTATTTGGCCGCGCTCGCTGCCTTGGTTCTGGGTGGGGAGGGGCCGCTGTCGATCCGCGGCTGGCTGAGCGGACGCGAACGATCTCGGCCCGATGTTCGAGTGCGGTGA
- a CDS encoding GntR family transcriptional regulator has product MADGTLPQGSQLPPEDSLIARFKVSRTTVRQAIQNLANRGLVEIRRGRGTFVAKSKITQEITHLTGFVEDMQAQGRHPTARVLQKEIVTATKGVAKHLDLAEGARVVRIRRVRLADGIPISLDETYLPHAIGKKILSNDLEREPIFALLEQKYGTPLIEAKYTLEAVVAEASIAKALAIEPKSAIFLIERTVYSSEHRPVDYEKLYYRGDQIRFTTRLARATREG; this is encoded by the coding sequence ATGGCGGACGGTACGCTGCCGCAGGGAAGCCAGCTTCCGCCGGAAGACAGCCTCATCGCGCGGTTCAAAGTCAGTCGCACCACGGTTCGACAGGCGATTCAAAATTTAGCGAATCGTGGCCTCGTCGAAATTCGACGTGGCAGAGGAACCTTCGTTGCAAAGTCGAAGATCACCCAAGAGATCACCCATCTCACGGGCTTCGTCGAGGACATGCAGGCTCAGGGTCGCCATCCCACCGCGCGCGTTCTTCAAAAAGAGATCGTCACCGCCACCAAAGGCGTTGCCAAACATCTCGATCTGGCAGAAGGAGCCCGCGTCGTTCGAATCCGCCGCGTACGCCTTGCCGATGGTATTCCCATCTCGCTCGACGAAACGTACCTTCCTCATGCCATCGGCAAGAAGATTCTCTCGAACGACCTGGAAAGGGAGCCCATTTTTGCCTTGCTCGAGCAGAAATATGGAACGCCTCTCATCGAAGCGAAATATACGCTCGAGGCAGTCGTTGCCGAGGCAAGCATCGCGAAAGCGCTCGCCATCGAACCGAAGAGTGCCATTTTCCTAATCGAGCGCACCGTCTACAGCAGCGAACACCGGCCCGTCGATTACGAAAAACTCTATTACCGGGGCGACCAAATTCGTTTCACCACGCGCCTCGCGCGGGCGACGCGAGAGGGCTAA
- a CDS encoding VOC family protein yields the protein MTERKPAPLAPYLVVHDGNAALDFYKRAFDATIIDTYPYEGKLGHATLSINGGEIMLSDEFPVEITGVRTPKSLGGTTTTISLAVSDADSWFDRAVAAGAKVLRPLNDEFYGRMGKLVDPYGHCWSIVGPTKT from the coding sequence ATGACCGAACGAAAGCCCGCGCCCCTCGCCCCGTATCTCGTCGTGCACGATGGCAACGCAGCACTCGATTTCTACAAACGCGCTTTCGATGCAACCATCATCGATACCTACCCGTACGAGGGAAAGCTCGGGCATGCCACGCTTTCAATCAACGGCGGAGAAATCATGCTCTCCGACGAATTTCCGGTCGAGATCACGGGCGTGCGGACACCCAAGTCGCTCGGCGGCACGACGACCACCATTTCGCTCGCGGTGAGCGATGCCGACAGCTGGTTCGACCGCGCTGTCGCCGCGGGGGCCAAGGTGCTACGCCCGCTCAACGACGAGTTCTACGGCCGCATGGGCAAGCTGGTGGATCCCTATGGCCACTGCTGGAGCATCGTCGGCCCCACGAAAACTTAG
- a CDS encoding AhpC/TSA family protein — protein sequence MTLQEQLDDFKTRFENGEFSFKPTRTQLDIMDRATSELIDGKAAVRALEVGELAPSFVLKDTDGRTVRSEDILARGPLVVSFYRGVWCPYSNLDLQALEASRAAIATHGAELVAISPQSPANSRMSQRQNRVGFPILSDPQGEVAVAFKVRFELPDYLVELYKGIGINLPIVNDDSSWALPMPARYVIASDRTIAYAEVSPDYTRRPDPPVLLPVLERLRTASRHRSF from the coding sequence ATGACCCTCCAAGAACAACTCGACGACTTCAAGACGAGATTCGAGAACGGGGAGTTTTCGTTCAAGCCTACGCGAACTCAGCTCGACATCATGGATCGGGCCACGTCGGAGCTCATCGACGGCAAAGCCGCAGTGCGTGCGCTCGAAGTCGGCGAGCTCGCACCGAGCTTCGTGTTGAAGGATACGGACGGGCGCACCGTCCGCTCGGAGGACATCCTTGCGCGGGGCCCGCTCGTCGTCAGCTTCTACCGCGGCGTATGGTGCCCATACTCCAACCTGGATCTGCAGGCGCTCGAAGCATCCCGCGCGGCGATCGCAACGCACGGTGCCGAGCTCGTGGCCATCTCTCCGCAGAGCCCCGCCAACAGCCGCATGTCTCAGCGCCAGAACCGCGTCGGATTCCCGATTCTGAGCGATCCGCAGGGCGAGGTGGCCGTCGCATTCAAAGTCCGCTTCGAGCTGCCCGATTACCTCGTAGAACTCTACAAAGGCATCGGCATCAACCTCCCCATCGTGAACGACGATTCGTCCTGGGCACTCCCCATGCCCGCCCGCTACGTGATCGCCTCCGACCGCACGATCGCCTACGCGGAGGTAAGCCCTGACTATACGCGGCGCCCCGATCCTCCCGTGCTTTTGCCGGTATTGGAACGACTCCGCACCGCATCGAGGCATCGATCGTTCTAG
- a CDS encoding DJ-1/PfpI family protein, with protein MFLSRRSVLAATTTFLPLPFAAACTAPRAHSGSSTTAAPRKLRVGFAISEGFNVMDMAGPWETFQDVVVRDEMACELTTVAGSHALVEGTGGMRVEARWSYADAPQFDVIVVGAQKGGPALHEWLRAQAKGARVIMSVCTGAFQLARAGLLHGRSATTHHDYYDAFEREFTHVKLVRGPRFVDEGSVCSAGGITSGVHLAIHVVARIFGEDVANATARELEFVPTERPT; from the coding sequence ATGTTCCTGTCGCGTCGATCGGTCCTTGCGGCCACCACCACGTTCCTTCCCCTGCCCTTCGCAGCCGCGTGCACGGCACCGCGCGCGCACTCGGGCTCGTCGACGACGGCGGCCCCTCGTAAACTGCGCGTCGGTTTTGCGATCAGTGAGGGCTTCAACGTCATGGATATGGCGGGGCCTTGGGAGACGTTTCAGGACGTCGTCGTTCGTGACGAGATGGCTTGCGAGCTCACGACCGTGGCGGGATCGCACGCGCTCGTCGAGGGCACGGGCGGCATGCGCGTCGAGGCGCGTTGGTCGTATGCCGACGCGCCGCAGTTCGATGTGATCGTCGTGGGCGCACAGAAAGGCGGCCCGGCGCTCCACGAGTGGCTGCGCGCACAGGCGAAGGGCGCGCGCGTGATCATGTCGGTGTGCACAGGGGCCTTTCAGCTCGCGCGCGCCGGACTCCTTCATGGAAGATCCGCAACCACGCACCACGATTACTACGACGCATTCGAGCGTGAGTTCACCCATGTGAAGCTCGTGCGGGGCCCGCGCTTCGTCGACGAAGGCTCGGTGTGCTCGGCGGGTGGCATCACCTCGGGCGTGCACCTCGCGATCCATGTGGTCGCACGCATCTTCGGCGAAGACGTCGCGAACGCCACCGCCCGTGAATTGGAGTTCGTCCCCACGGAGCGACCGACATGA
- a CDS encoding helix-turn-helix domain-containing protein gives MAGALLSVIRHRCGRALAEHAHERPYFSLLVDGDYEERSGGRSIVYDAFSIETYRAFRGRSVGEDVQFHRIQRACRLLVAGAPIGKVAFDCGFTDQSYFTRVFRRLTGSMPAAFRRRMPRAR, from the coding sequence ATGGCCGGGGCCTTGCTGAGTGTCATTCGGCATCGATGCGGGCGAGCGCTCGCCGAGCATGCGCACGAGCGGCCCTATTTTTCACTCCTGGTCGACGGCGACTACGAAGAACGAAGCGGCGGTAGGTCGATTGTCTACGACGCCTTCTCCATCGAGACGTACAGGGCATTCCGCGGACGCTCCGTGGGCGAGGACGTGCAGTTCCATCGCATCCAGCGGGCTTGCCGCCTCCTCGTCGCCGGCGCCCCGATTGGCAAGGTGGCATTCGACTGCGGATTCACCGATCAAAGCTACTTTACGCGCGTTTTCCGCCGCTTGACGGGGAGCATGCCGGCCGCGTTTCGAAGGCGGATGCCGCGGGCGCGGTAA
- a CDS encoding trypsin-like serine protease, whose translation MAQEGELAPLIVGGAPDAHHDAVVALAALPVEYGERPQAMCTATLIAPRVALTAAHCVAHVDADGVEVVLGGDVSAPDARHIRITEIVRHPKWDSPSHDLALVQLGDDAGITPIALIDAPGAASLQGQAVTLVGYGRDDRGQGGVRHAGTARVVETLEKHIRIRREPALSCAGDSGGPALAIADGHAQVAGVASYGDPSCAEFATYARLDIELAEFVLPVLAQLQSAHAPPSAGCASTPHVPAASIGLALTIPLALLCRRFTRAVSTYETTRARQRASRRRR comes from the coding sequence ATGGCGCAGGAAGGGGAGCTTGCGCCGCTCATCGTCGGGGGCGCGCCGGATGCCCATCACGATGCCGTGGTGGCGCTCGCCGCGCTCCCCGTGGAGTACGGCGAGCGCCCCCAGGCCATGTGCACCGCTACGCTCATTGCCCCGCGTGTCGCGCTCACCGCCGCCCATTGCGTGGCCCATGTCGATGCGGATGGAGTCGAGGTCGTGCTGGGCGGCGACGTCTCCGCCCCCGACGCGCGGCATATCCGAATTACGGAGATCGTGCGGCATCCAAAGTGGGATTCACCGTCGCACGACTTGGCCCTCGTGCAGCTCGGCGACGATGCAGGCATCACACCCATCGCGCTCATCGACGCGCCGGGCGCGGCCTCGCTCCAAGGTCAAGCGGTGACCCTCGTCGGCTATGGACGCGACGACCGTGGTCAGGGCGGCGTACGACACGCGGGCACCGCACGCGTGGTGGAAACCCTGGAGAAGCACATTCGCATCCGGCGAGAGCCCGCGCTGAGCTGCGCCGGCGACTCGGGCGGCCCGGCCTTGGCCATCGCCGACGGCCATGCGCAGGTGGCGGGGGTGGCCTCTTACGGCGATCCGAGTTGCGCGGAGTTTGCCACCTATGCGCGGCTGGACATCGAGCTCGCGGAATTCGTTCTTCCGGTCCTCGCGCAGCTCCAAAGCGCGCACGCACCGCCCTCCGCGGGCTGCGCCTCCACGCCCCACGTACCCGCCGCGTCGATCGGGCTCGCGCTGACCATCCCGCTCGCCCTTCTTTGCCGCCGGTTCACACGCGCCGTTTCCACGTACGAAACGACAAGGGCACGGCAAAGAGCGAGCCGACGGCGGCGATGA